In one Trichosurus vulpecula isolate mTriVul1 chromosome 8, mTriVul1.pri, whole genome shotgun sequence genomic region, the following are encoded:
- the LOC118829761 gene encoding olfactory receptor 4K13-like, producing MELKNHSVLNEFILLGLTNSWELEIFFIVIFFLAYTSILAGNSLIILMVTFDSRLNSTPMYFLLANLSFLDMTLSTVTVPKMITDFFRERKTISLWGCMAQIFFVHLLGGSEMALLIVMAVDRYVAICKPLHYTTIMNWRILVGSVLLSWGVGIVHTMSQMAFAVTLPFCGPNVIDDVFCDLPLVMSLACTDTYILDLLVLADSGLLSLVSFVLLLISYIVILVTVQRRSSSGFSKALSTLSAHITVVILFFGPSILIYAWPVSSYALDKFLSVFFSVITPLLNPVIYSLRNQEMKAAIVRLRSQHISSRPTL from the coding sequence ATGGAGCTGAAGAATCACTCTGTGCTGAATGAGTTTATTTTGTTAGGACTCACCAATTCTTGGGAGCTTGAGATTTTCTTTATTGTGATATTCTTCCTGGCCTATACATCAATTCTGGCAGGAAATAGTCTTATTATACTGATGGTGACCTTTGACTCCCGCTTGAATTCCACCCCCATGTACTTTCTCCTTGCCAATCTCTCCTTTCTTGACATGACCCTTTCCACTGTTACTGTCCCCAAGATGATCACAGACTTCTTCCGGGAGAGAAAAACCATCTCCTTGTGGGGATGCATGGcacaaatattttttgttcaCCTCTTAGGGGGCAGTGAGATGGCTCTCCTTATAGTCATGGCTGTTGATCGCTATGTTGCAATATGTAAACCCCTCCACTATACAACTATCATGAACTGGAGAATCTTGGTAGGCAGTGTGCTGCTTTCATGGGGTGTTGGAATTGTGCACACAATGAGCCAAATGGCCTTTGCTGTAACCTTGCCTTTCTGTGGTCCTAATGTGATTGATGATGTGTTTTGTGACCTTCCCCTGGTGATGAGCCTTGCCTGTACTGACACCTATATCCTTGACCTTCTTGTCCTTGCTGACAGTGGGCTGCTCTCACTGGTCTCTTTTGTCCTTTTGCTTATCTCTTATATTGTTATCTTGGTCACTGTCCAACGTCGTTCATCAAGTGGGTTTTCTAAGGCTCTGTCCACGTTATCTGCTCACATCACAGTAGTGATTCTCTTTTTTGGGCCCAGTATTTTAATCTATGCTTGGCCAGTTAGTAGCTATGCATTGGACAAATTTCTCTCAGTGTTTTTCTCTGTTATTACTCCTCTCTTAAATCCAGTTATTTACAGTTTGAGGAATCAGGAGATGAAGGCAGCCATAGTTAGATTGAGGAGCCAGCACATCAGTTCTAGGCCTACTCTCTAG